In a genomic window of Rhodothermales bacterium:
- a CDS encoding UDP-glucose/GDP-mannose dehydrogenase family protein: MHVAIIGTGYVGLVSGTCFSEMGNAVVCVDIDRSKIERLTSGKLTIFEPGLEIFFERNLREERLHFTSSLIDAVRHAEIIFLALPTPSASDGSANLSYVLGVAADIADLLRKDSALGYKVIVNKSTVPVGTADRVTAVFLERGLVAGEHFDVVSNPEFLREGVAVEDFMKPERVVVGSTSTRALELMHSLYEPFVRQGNPILDMDPRSAEMTKYAANAFLATKISFMNEIANLCESVDANVDMVRVGIGLDSRIGKQFLYPGIGFGGSCFPKDVKALKYTADEYGYTFAVLNAVLDVNEKQRGLLVDRVLAYFGGDIAGKKVAIWGLSFKPNTDDVREAPAHVIIRGLLAHGATIGAFDPEAIETTRAELGETITYHEDSYSVLDDVDVLVICTEWNEFRRPDFEKMRSLMRHPIVFDGRNLYKPETMATKGFTYFSIGRPHVPANVGALEMER, encoded by the coding sequence ATGCATGTAGCCATCATAGGAACTGGATATGTAGGCCTGGTATCGGGAACGTGTTTCTCCGAGATGGGCAACGCAGTCGTCTGCGTCGATATCGATCGATCGAAAATTGAGCGGCTCACTTCTGGTAAATTGACGATTTTCGAGCCCGGTCTGGAGATTTTCTTTGAGCGCAACCTCCGCGAAGAGCGTCTGCATTTCACTTCCTCGCTGATCGATGCCGTTCGACACGCCGAGATCATTTTTCTGGCGTTGCCCACGCCATCCGCGAGCGATGGCTCGGCAAATCTTTCCTACGTGCTGGGCGTCGCGGCCGACATTGCCGATCTGCTCCGCAAGGACTCGGCCCTCGGCTACAAGGTGATCGTAAATAAAAGTACCGTACCCGTGGGCACGGCAGACCGCGTGACAGCGGTGTTTCTCGAACGTGGCCTGGTGGCCGGCGAACACTTCGATGTCGTCTCCAACCCGGAATTTCTCCGTGAAGGCGTGGCCGTGGAGGATTTTATGAAGCCCGAACGCGTCGTGGTCGGTTCGACAAGCACCCGCGCCCTCGAGCTAATGCATTCGCTCTATGAGCCCTTCGTTCGCCAGGGCAATCCCATCCTGGATATGGATCCACGATCGGCCGAGATGACGAAGTATGCCGCCAACGCCTTCCTGGCCACGAAGATCTCGTTCATGAACGAGATCGCCAATCTCTGCGAATCCGTCGATGCCAATGTCGACATGGTCCGCGTGGGTATTGGCCTTGACAGCCGCATCGGAAAGCAGTTTTTGTACCCGGGGATTGGCTTTGGTGGGAGCTGTTTCCCGAAAGACGTAAAGGCCCTGAAGTACACCGCGGATGAATATGGCTATACGTTTGCCGTGCTCAACGCGGTGCTGGATGTCAATGAGAAGCAGCGCGGCCTGTTGGTAGACCGCGTGCTCGCGTATTTCGGAGGCGACATCGCCGGCAAGAAGGTCGCTATCTGGGGCCTTTCCTTCAAACCGAATACGGACGACGTACGCGAGGCGCCGGCGCATGTGATCATTCGGGGGCTGCTCGCTCACGGCGCCACAATCGGTGCCTTCGACCCTGAAGCGATCGAAACCACGCGCGCCGAGCTGGGCGAAACGATTACGTATCACGAGGATAGCTACAGCGTTCTCGACGATGTGGACGTGCTCGTTATCTGTACGGAGTGGAATGAATTTCGGCGGCCCGACTTCGAGAAAATGCGCAGCCTCATGCGCCATCCGATCGTGTTCGACGGCCGCAATCTCTATAAACCTGAAACGATGGCTACCAAAGGATTTACGTATTTTTCGATCGGCCGCCCCCACGTTCCCGCGAACGTGGGCGCCCTCGAAATGGAGCGATAG